Proteins co-encoded in one Garra rufa chromosome 7, GarRuf1.0, whole genome shotgun sequence genomic window:
- the atpaf1 gene encoding ATP synthase mitochondrial F1 complex assembly factor 1, translated as MWDGEKMAAAMVQMSCLYRGMLAVRATGIRPLIPGLVPSQFRAFSMKKEPELEENPYYNKYEEKIRKLRSSKPQEYKARLEKRSELKTEPLGQSKQAEFVKYMEKELDKRGKAGDGGFTKDKTLGSILNLDMVQEKSGSEISELWMQYFSKKDTISAVIPGSTFDIIFDRAKSCPMFLYALPQNEGYEFFVGQWAGHELHFTSLINVQTMGENAPSQLILYHYTDLQKDKGIVLLTAEMDSKFVTVHQAQCLANQVQLFYGSQRLETFRLVETFNHKPAEFKHMSVIAELEQSGIGPAVTTN; from the exons ATGTGGGACGGGGAAAAGATGGCGGCGGCCATGGTACAAATGTCATGTTTGTACCGTGGGATGTTGGCGGTCAGGGCCACTGGCATCCGACCGCTGATTCCAGGACTAGTGCCATCTCAGTTCAGGGCGTTTTCGATGAAGAAAGAACCGGAGTTGGAGGAAAATCCGTACTATAATAAATATGAAGAGAAGATCAGGAAACTGCGCAG TTCAAAACCTCAAGAATATAAAGCTCGGCTGGAGAAACGCAGTGAGTTGAAGACAGAGCCGCTCGGACAGTCCAAACAAGCAGAGTTTGTGAAGTACATGGAGAAAGAG CTGGACAAACGTGGTAAAGCAGGAGATGGTGGTTTCACCAAAGATAAG ACATTAGGGTCTATTCTCAACCTTGATATGGTTCAGGAGAAATCTGGATCTGAAATTTCAGAG CTGTGGATGCAGTACTTCTCAAAGAAAGACACAATCAGTGCCGTCATACCA GGCTCAACATTTGACATAATTTTTGATCGTGCCAAATCTTGCCCAATG TTTCTGTACGCTCTGCCCCAGAATGAAGGCTATGAGTTTTTTGTAGGCCAGTGGGCTGGTCATGAACTCCACTTCACGTCTTTAATCAATGTTcag acaatggGAGAAAACGCACCCAGCCAGCTGATTTTATACCACTATACAGACCTGCAGAAGGACAAAGGCATCGTGCTGTTGACTGCTGAGATGGATAGCAAATTTGTG ACTGTCCACCAGGCACAGTGCTTGGCCAATCAGGTGCAGCTGTTTTACGGATCGCAGCGGCTCGAGACGTTCCGATTGGTCGAGACCTTCAACCACAAACCGGCAGAGTTCAAACACATGTCTGTGATAGCAGAACTAGAACAGAGTGGTATTGGACCAGCAGTCACTACAAACTAA